The following proteins are encoded in a genomic region of Bernardetia sp. MNP-M8:
- a CDS encoding GH3 auxin-responsive promoter family protein, protein MKNIVNWIGTKIFSTRLESIENFKKNPFEVQERVFKYLIESGKDTVWGKEHDYFSIKNQGQFAERIPVSSYEEFYPYIERSLKGEQNLLWNKPIIGFSKSSGTTNARSKYIPVSEEGLDKNHYAAGKDLIALYANNNPETGFFSGKGLGVGGSMQPNPVTGEKNCGDVSALIMNHLPSWAEYLRTPSLEIALMENWEEKMEAMARASSKDNVTSIQGVPTWTLFLIKKILEITGKNSILEVWPNLECFFHGAVSFTPYRQLFKELIPSEQMNYMEVYNASEGFFALQDQKNSEDLLLLLDYGIYYEFIPMEEWDKENPKTITLQDVKLNEKYAMIISTNSGLWRYNIGDVVKFTSLSPFRIRIAGRTKHFINAFGEEVVVENADIALAYACQKTGAKLKDYTAAPIYIKDEGEGNHKQGGHEWIIEFEKQPENKTLFVESLDEKLREINSDYDAKRHANIALVMPTVHFAEPNTFYKWLQSKGKLGGQHKVPRLSNDREYVDAILEVMEK, encoded by the coding sequence ATGAAAAACATTGTCAATTGGATAGGAACAAAGATATTTTCTACTCGTTTGGAGAGTATAGAAAATTTCAAAAAGAACCCTTTTGAGGTTCAAGAAAGAGTATTTAAGTATCTGATTGAATCTGGAAAAGATACCGTTTGGGGAAAAGAACACGATTATTTTTCTATCAAAAATCAAGGACAATTTGCAGAGCGCATTCCTGTTTCTAGCTATGAAGAATTTTACCCCTACATAGAAAGAAGTTTGAAAGGCGAACAAAATTTGCTTTGGAACAAACCGATTATCGGCTTTTCAAAATCTTCTGGAACGACCAATGCACGCAGCAAATATATTCCTGTTTCGGAAGAAGGATTAGACAAAAATCACTATGCAGCAGGAAAAGATTTGATTGCTCTGTATGCAAATAACAACCCAGAAACAGGATTTTTCTCTGGAAAAGGATTGGGAGTGGGAGGAAGTATGCAGCCCAATCCAGTTACAGGAGAGAAAAATTGTGGTGATGTTTCTGCTCTGATTATGAACCATTTACCTTCTTGGGCAGAATATCTCAGAACGCCTAGTTTGGAGATTGCACTGATGGAAAATTGGGAAGAAAAAATGGAAGCAATGGCAAGAGCTAGTTCAAAAGATAATGTAACAAGTATTCAGGGCGTTCCGACATGGACACTCTTTTTGATTAAGAAAATATTAGAAATTACAGGCAAAAACTCAATTTTAGAGGTTTGGCCTAACTTAGAATGCTTTTTTCACGGCGCAGTTTCCTTTACGCCTTATCGTCAGCTTTTCAAAGAACTTATTCCTTCTGAGCAAATGAATTATATGGAAGTTTATAATGCTTCCGAAGGATTTTTTGCGCTACAAGACCAAAAAAATAGCGAAGATTTGTTATTGCTTTTAGATTATGGAATTTATTATGAATTTATTCCGATGGAAGAATGGGACAAAGAAAACCCAAAAACAATAACATTGCAAGACGTAAAATTGAATGAAAAATATGCGATGATTATTTCTACTAATTCGGGGCTTTGGCGATATAATATTGGTGATGTGGTAAAATTTACGTCATTAAGCCCATTTAGAATACGTATTGCAGGACGAACAAAACATTTTATTAATGCTTTTGGGGAAGAAGTAGTAGTAGAAAATGCTGATATTGCCCTTGCCTATGCGTGTCAAAAAACAGGTGCAAAACTAAAAGATTATACAGCAGCACCGATTTATATAAAAGATGAAGGAGAAGGAAATCACAAACAAGGAGGGCACGAATGGATTATCGAATTTGAAAAACAGCCAGAAAACAAAACTCTTTTTGTGGAATCTTTAGACGAAAAACTAAGAGAAATAAATTCGGATTATGATGCTAAAAGACATGCAAATATCGCTTTAGTGATGCCAACCGTTCATTTTGCAGAGCCAAATACGTTTTACAAATGGCTACAATCAAAAGGAAAACTAGGAGGACAGCATAAAGTTCCACGTCTTTCGAATGATAGAGAATATGTAGATGCGATTTTGGAAGTGATGGAGAAGTAA